The genomic DNA CATCCATTTGCATTCACAGCTGCTTGATGCTCTCATTTTCACTGCCGAGCACTGGGACATCAATACGGAATACGCCAATTTCGCATATGTTTTCGACGGTGTTCAGCTGGTGATCCAGAACCTGCACAATTTCTCCATCATCGGCGACCCGGACGCCCGCTCGCGGATCCTGGCCCAACCGCGCTACGCGAATGTGCTCACTTTCAAGAATTGCGAGGAAATCACCCTGCTGAACCTCGACTGCGGCCACGCGGACGAGGGCTACTGCACAGGCGGTGTGTTGGCCTTTGAAAACTGCCACGGGATCCGGATCGAAAACTGCGACCTCTGGGGCTGCGGCACCGAGGGGATCACGCTCACCGAATCGTCCTGGCTGAGCTGCGCGGACACCACCATCCGGGATTGCAGCTATTCCATCCTCTCGCTCTACGACAGCTACGGCGCCGAATTCCGCAATTGCGTGATGCGCAACAACCGCGAATTCAGCCTGCTGAACGTTTACAACTGCCGGGAAGTGAGCTTCGCCAACTGCGTGATCTACGACAACAGCGCGGCTGACGACTTTGGCCACGGCTATCTGCTATACTCCAGCGCGTCCGTCATCAATTTCAGCGAATGCGCCATCTTCAACAACAACGTCAATGAACTGCTGAACACCCAGGACGGGGTCAGTTTCCAGCATTGCACCATATTTGGCAACCAGCCCCAAAGCTATGTGCCGGGCTACGATGAAGGCCGGGCGGAGGACAGCGACCCGGAC from Candidatus Cloacimonadota bacterium includes the following:
- a CDS encoding right-handed parallel beta-helix repeat-containing protein yields the protein MPKIRIWLWLALLCCTLPLWAEGDRDFGDHQEIWVDSEEKFLAAVAPNTTIHLHSQLLDALIFTAEHWDINTEYANFAYVFDGVQLVIQNLHNFSIIGDPDARSRILAQPRYANVLTFKNCEEITLLNLDCGHADEGYCTGGVLAFENCHGIRIENCDLWGCGTEGITLTESSWLSCADTTIRDCSYSILSLYDSYGAEFRNCVMRNNREFSLLNVYNCREVSFANCVIYDNSAADDFGHGYLLYSSASVINFSECAIFNNNVNELLNTQDGVSFQHCTIFGNQPQSYVPGYDEGRAEDSDPDEEYYYEEW